From a single Chloroflexota bacterium genomic region:
- a CDS encoding GntR family transcriptional regulator codes for MQGPQDWTAPSYRTLQELVTDRIREAILRGWLKPGERLDQAEIAERFQVSRMPVREALRTLEAEGLVKFYPHRGVEVCDLSPEEIEEIYQIRSALEAMAIQLAVPHFNEEADRQLSALLQEMEEVADDPPTWTTLNYRFHRMLYGLSGRARLCAIIESLRNTVQPYVARDVSHPTRARRAMEEHREILAACRAGDATRAAELISQHLKQVCDNLVASLRGAKAEEA; via the coding sequence TTGCAAGGGCCACAGGATTGGACGGCACCGTCCTATCGCACGCTCCAGGAATTGGTAACGGATCGCATCCGCGAGGCCATCCTTCGGGGATGGCTGAAGCCCGGCGAGCGGCTGGATCAGGCCGAAATCGCCGAGCGGTTCCAGGTGAGCCGCATGCCGGTGCGTGAGGCGCTGCGCACGCTGGAGGCCGAGGGTCTGGTGAAGTTCTACCCGCATCGCGGGGTGGAGGTCTGCGACCTGTCGCCCGAGGAGATTGAGGAAATCTACCAGATTCGCAGCGCCCTGGAGGCCATGGCCATCCAACTGGCGGTGCCCCACTTCAACGAGGAGGCCGACCGTCAACTGTCGGCGCTCTTGCAAGAGATGGAAGAGGTCGCCGACGATCCGCCAACCTGGACGACGCTGAACTATCGGTTTCACCGAATGCTGTACGGGCTGTCGGGGCGGGCGCGGCTCTGCGCCATCATTGAGAGCCTGCGCAACACCGTGCAGCCCTACGTGGCCCGCGACGTCTCCCACCCCACGCGGGCGCGCCGCGCCATGGAAGAGCACCGCGAGATTCTGGCGGCGTGCCGCGCCGGCGACGCCACCCGCGCCGCGGAATTGATCTCGCAGCATCTCAAGCAGGTGTGCGACAACCTGGTGGCCAGCCTGCGCGGGGCGAAGGCGGAAGAAGCGTAG
- the rodA gene encoding rod shape-determining protein RodA: protein MGKIRWRHFDFWLMAALILLLAMGLAMVYSATRNTEGLEDSTRRQAIFIAIGLALMLGLATVDYGLLEPITGAIYGLVIAALVAVLVIGRVTHGAQRWIDLGFMLFQPSEFAKLGLVIFLARFFSENSDDIKSGRVFLVSLGATLLPMILIYLQPDLSTALLLGAIWLGMAAIAGVNMAYVGALGGLGLVAAPAVWYSLHDYQRLRVLAFLNPSADPQGTGYNVGQAMIAIGSGGWLGKGFASGTQSQLHFLRVRHTDFVFSVLAEELGFVGAMVLFALLGLLLWRLLRVAGVARDRFGELIAVGMAVYIFVQATVNIAMNMALVPATGIPLPFISFGNNALLSLLLGLGLVQSVALRHRKLDFA, encoded by the coding sequence GTGGGTAAAATCAGGTGGCGACATTTTGACTTCTGGCTGATGGCCGCCCTGATTCTCCTGTTGGCGATGGGGCTGGCCATGGTGTACAGCGCAACCCGCAACACCGAAGGCCTGGAGGACAGCACACGCCGCCAGGCCATCTTTATTGCTATCGGGCTGGCGCTGATGTTGGGGCTGGCTACGGTGGACTACGGCCTGTTGGAGCCGATCACGGGCGCCATCTACGGCCTGGTCATCGCCGCGCTGGTGGCGGTGCTGGTCATCGGGCGCGTTACGCACGGCGCGCAGCGGTGGATTGACCTGGGGTTCATGCTGTTCCAGCCGTCGGAATTCGCGAAACTCGGCCTGGTCATCTTCCTGGCCCGCTTTTTCTCCGAAAACAGCGACGATATCAAATCGGGACGGGTGTTTCTGGTCTCCCTAGGCGCGACGCTCCTGCCGATGATTCTCATCTATCTTCAACCCGACTTGAGCACGGCGTTGCTTCTGGGGGCCATCTGGCTGGGGATGGCCGCGATCGCGGGCGTGAACATGGCCTACGTGGGGGCGCTGGGGGGGCTGGGCCTCGTCGCGGCTCCCGCGGTGTGGTACTCGCTGCACGACTACCAGCGCCTGCGCGTGCTGGCATTCCTCAACCCTTCCGCCGACCCGCAGGGCACGGGCTACAATGTGGGTCAGGCCATGATCGCCATCGGGTCGGGGGGCTGGCTGGGCAAGGGGTTTGCCAGCGGCACGCAGAGCCAGTTGCACTTTCTGCGCGTGCGCCATACGGATTTTGTCTTTTCGGTGCTGGCCGAGGAGTTGGGGTTTGTCGGCGCGATGGTGCTGTTCGCGCTTCTCGGCTTGCTGCTGTGGCGGCTGCTGCGGGTGGCCGGGGTCGCGCGCGATCGGTTTGGCGAACTCATCGCCGTGGGCATGGCCGTCTATATCTTCGTGCAGGCCACGGTGAATATCGCGATGAACATGGCCCTGGTTCCGGCCACGGGTATCCCGTTGCCTTTCATCAGTTTCGGGAACAACGCCCTCTTGTCGCTGCTGTTGGGGCTGGGATTGGTCCAGAGCGTGGCGCTCCGGCACAGGAAACTGGACTTCGCCTAG
- the minE gene encoding cell division topological specificity factor MinE — translation MSAIAKLFRRKQPTSSQVAKERLQLVLIHDRVKLSPELLERIKDDLVASISKYLDIDREGLQITLTQNKRLIVDMPLRERGARRRSG, via the coding sequence ATGAGCGCCATAGCCAAACTCTTCAGACGAAAGCAGCCCACCAGCAGTCAGGTCGCGAAGGAACGCCTGCAGTTGGTGCTGATACACGACCGCGTCAAGTTGTCGCCTGAACTCCTGGAGCGCATCAAGGACGATTTGGTCGCCAGCATCTCCAAGTACCTGGACATTGACCGCGAAGGGCTCCAGATCACGCTGACACAGAACAAGCGGCTCATTGTGGATATGCCGCTTCGGGAAAGGGGTGCGCGCAGGCGGAGTGGGTAA
- the minD gene encoding septum site-determining protein MinD, translating to MPGKVITITSGKGGVGKTTVTANLGMALAQHGQRVAVVDADIGLRNLDVVMGLENRIVYDLVDVVEGVCRLRQALIRDRRVNELYLLPAAQTRDKTAVSPADMIQVCEQLRREFDYALIDSPAGIEQGFQNAVTGADEVIIVTTPEVSAVRDADRIIGLIEAQEKGPGSLIINRLKPDMVRRGDMLSTEDVVEILAIKLLGIIPEDEAIVISTNRGTPIVLDGRSPAAQALDNIARRIMGEDIPMYQPAPEGGFFSRLAKVIRGGD from the coding sequence ATGCCGGGCAAAGTGATTACCATAACCTCTGGGAAAGGCGGCGTTGGGAAGACCACCGTAACCGCGAACCTGGGCATGGCGCTGGCTCAGCACGGCCAGCGCGTCGCTGTGGTGGATGCGGACATCGGCCTGCGAAACCTGGACGTTGTCATGGGCCTGGAGAACCGCATTGTGTATGACTTGGTGGATGTGGTGGAGGGGGTGTGCCGCCTGCGGCAGGCGCTCATCCGCGACCGCCGCGTCAACGAGTTGTACCTGCTCCCTGCCGCCCAGACCCGCGACAAGACCGCGGTCAGCCCGGCCGACATGATCCAGGTCTGCGAGCAACTCCGTCGCGAGTTTGACTATGCGCTCATAGACTCCCCGGCAGGGATTGAGCAGGGCTTCCAGAATGCGGTGACGGGCGCCGACGAGGTCATCATCGTAACGACGCCCGAGGTCTCGGCCGTGCGCGACGCCGACCGCATCATCGGCCTGATAGAGGCGCAGGAGAAAGGCCCCGGCTCGCTCATCATCAACCGGCTGAAGCCCGATATGGTGCGGCGCGGCGATATGTTGAGCACCGAGGACGTGGTGGAGATTCTGGCCATCAAGTTGCTGGGCATCATTCCGGAGGACGAGGCCATCGTGATCTCCACGAACCGGGGGACGCCCATTGTGCTGGACGGGCGGTCTCCGGCTGCGCAGGCGTTGGACAACATCGCTCGCCGCATCATGGGCGAGGACATCCCGATGTATCAGCCTGCGCCCGAAGGCGGGTTCTTCTCGCGCCTGGCGAAGGTGATTCGCGGCGGCGACTAG
- the minC gene encoding septum site-determining protein MinC, with the protein MANGVKIKGTRDGLLVSLGAGDLPLLLADLRAQLNRSPAFFQGGKVALAVGSRPMTPADLQQVCGVLGELGITVWAVISQSPMTRAAARELGLASASPPEEAPSDLEAGQEPAVIVRRTLRSGQSVRYPGHVVVVGDVNPGAEIVAGGDIIVWGKLRGTVHAGAMGDDSAVVCALQLQPMQLRISGNVARSPEANKTKQRVRPEMARVRGTEIVAEPWEP; encoded by the coding sequence ATGGCGAACGGCGTCAAAATCAAAGGCACGCGCGACGGGCTTCTGGTGAGCCTGGGCGCGGGCGACCTTCCCTTGTTGTTGGCCGACCTTCGCGCGCAGTTGAATCGTTCGCCTGCGTTCTTCCAGGGCGGCAAGGTGGCGCTGGCCGTGGGCAGCCGCCCCATGACGCCCGCGGATTTGCAGCAGGTGTGCGGCGTGCTGGGTGAACTCGGCATTACCGTCTGGGCGGTCATCAGTCAGTCGCCCATGACGCGGGCCGCCGCACGGGAACTGGGCCTGGCGTCGGCGTCTCCGCCCGAGGAGGCTCCATCGGATTTGGAGGCGGGGCAGGAGCCCGCCGTCATCGTTCGGCGGACGCTGCGTTCCGGCCAGAGCGTTCGCTACCCTGGGCATGTGGTGGTGGTGGGCGACGTGAACCCGGGAGCCGAAATCGTGGCGGGCGGCGACATCATCGTCTGGGGCAAGTTGCGGGGCACGGTTCATGCGGGCGCCATGGGCGACGATTCGGCGGTGGTGTGCGCCCTGCAGTTGCAGCCCATGCAGTTGCGGATTAGCGGCAACGTTGCGCGCTCTCCCGAGGCCAACAAGACAAAACAGAGGGTGCGCCCTGAAATGGCGCGTGTGCGGGGTACGGAGATCGTGGCCGAACCCTGGGAGCCGTGA
- a CDS encoding DUF2344 domain-containing protein, whose protein sequence is MSLDAPAVQRLRLDYAKGEPLRFVSHLDMLRLWERACRRARLPIAHTQGFNPRPRIALACPLPTGVTSRAEKVDLFLTARLEPGEVMRRLHAVLPAGVEVFAVAEVALTEPALMSLSATVDYQAAVEWPGSAADLDAHLRAFLARESVVRERERKGRDAHYDLRPLVERLWIVGQREGRYILGMRLKSGPQGTGRPDEVLKALGLWESARGVERTAIVFA, encoded by the coding sequence ATGTCCCTAGACGCGCCTGCCGTGCAACGTTTGCGCCTGGACTATGCCAAGGGCGAGCCGCTGCGGTTTGTGTCGCACCTGGACATGCTGCGCCTTTGGGAGCGGGCCTGCCGTCGCGCCCGCCTGCCCATCGCCCACACGCAGGGGTTCAACCCAAGGCCACGGATTGCCCTGGCCTGCCCGCTGCCCACCGGCGTTACGAGCCGCGCCGAGAAGGTTGACCTCTTCCTCACGGCGCGGCTGGAGCCTGGCGAGGTGATGCGAAGGCTCCATGCGGTGCTGCCGGCGGGGGTGGAGGTCTTCGCCGTCGCGGAGGTCGCCCTGACGGAGCCGGCGCTGATGTCGCTGTCGGCCACCGTGGACTATCAGGCGGCAGTGGAGTGGCCGGGTTCCGCCGCCGATCTGGACGCGCATCTGCGGGCGTTCCTGGCGCGGGAGTCGGTGGTGCGCGAGCGTGAGCGAAAGGGCCGCGACGCTCACTACGATCTGCGGCCGCTGGTGGAGCGCCTGTGGATCGTGGGGCAGCGTGAGGGGCGATACATCCTCGGCATGCGGCTCAAGTCGGGGCCGCAGGGCACGGGCAGGCCCGATGAGGTGCTGAAGGCGCTGGGGCTGTGGGAATCGGCGCGCGGCGTGGAGCGCACGGCGATTGTGTTTGCGTAA
- a CDS encoding TIGR03960 family B12-binding radical SAM protein: MSDLEVILREVEKPGRYTGGEWNSVVKDWASTPVKVALAYPDTYEIGMSNLGLMILYDILNRQPDILCERVYAPWLDMEARLREARLPLYSLETGHALTDFDIVGISLPYELNYTNALTILSLGGLAPLAAERRAEDPLVIAGGSGAYNPEPMAAFFDLFVIGEGEEVLLELVRLYADWKRSGGATGPRPKADFLRQAARIGGIYVPSFYAAEYDAEGRVKRTVPLVPEAPARVVKRVVPALPPPPTRLIVPYIQAVHDRAMLEIQRGCTQGCRFCQASTIYRPVRERTVDEIVRAADEMLLATGHEEISLVSLSSSDHSHIEEVVRALAERCAPKGVSISLPSLRADAFSVRLAEMVQTTRKTGLTFAPEAGSQRLRDAINKKVSEEDLLRTAEAAFSTGWNRIKLYFMVGQPTETDEDVEAIVDLVKKVVAVGRRYRGGRAQVSVSVATFVPKPHTPFQWEPLVDDETLRRRLEILRRGLRVKGVEFSWHDPGTTLLEAALSRGDRRVADVIYRAWQLGARFDAWGDAYRPEAWEQAWRECGLSPEFYGRRPRDRDEALPWDHIDIGVRKEFLWREAERCRAAMPTPDCREGCVGCGVNAALPLAGGTALCP; the protein is encoded by the coding sequence GTGTCCGATTTGGAAGTCATTCTGCGCGAAGTGGAAAAGCCGGGCCGGTACACCGGCGGCGAGTGGAACAGCGTTGTGAAGGACTGGGCGTCCACGCCGGTCAAGGTGGCACTGGCCTATCCCGATACCTACGAAATCGGCATGTCCAACCTGGGGCTGATGATCCTGTACGACATCCTGAACCGCCAGCCCGACATCCTGTGCGAGAGGGTGTACGCTCCCTGGCTGGACATGGAGGCGCGCCTGCGCGAGGCACGCCTGCCGCTGTATTCGCTGGAGACGGGCCACGCGCTCACGGATTTTGACATCGTGGGCATCAGCCTGCCCTACGAACTGAACTACACCAACGCGCTGACCATTCTGTCGCTGGGAGGGCTGGCGCCGCTGGCCGCGGAACGCCGCGCGGAGGATCCGCTGGTCATCGCGGGCGGGAGCGGGGCCTACAACCCCGAGCCGATGGCCGCGTTCTTTGACCTGTTCGTCATCGGCGAGGGTGAGGAGGTGCTGCTGGAACTGGTGCGCCTGTACGCCGATTGGAAGCGGAGCGGCGGCGCGACGGGGCCACGCCCGAAGGCCGACTTTCTGCGCCAGGCTGCGCGCATCGGCGGCATCTACGTGCCCTCGTTCTACGCGGCTGAATACGACGCGGAAGGGCGGGTGAAACGCACGGTTCCGCTGGTGCCCGAGGCGCCGGCGCGCGTCGTGAAGCGAGTGGTCCCCGCGCTGCCCCCGCCGCCGACGCGCCTCATCGTGCCGTACATCCAGGCCGTGCACGACCGCGCCATGCTGGAGATTCAGCGCGGGTGCACCCAGGGCTGCCGATTCTGCCAGGCGAGCACCATCTACCGGCCCGTGCGGGAGCGGACCGTGGACGAAATCGTCCGCGCGGCCGACGAGATGCTGCTTGCCACCGGCCACGAGGAAATCTCGCTGGTGTCATTGAGTTCTAGCGACCACAGCCACATTGAGGAGGTCGTGCGTGCCCTCGCGGAACGCTGCGCGCCGAAGGGCGTGTCCATCTCGCTGCCCAGTTTGCGCGCCGATGCCTTCTCGGTGCGCCTGGCCGAAATGGTGCAGACCACGCGCAAGACGGGGCTGACCTTTGCGCCCGAGGCCGGGAGCCAGCGGCTGCGCGACGCCATCAACAAGAAGGTCTCGGAGGAAGATTTGCTGCGCACCGCCGAGGCGGCCTTCAGCACCGGCTGGAACCGAATCAAACTGTACTTCATGGTGGGCCAGCCCACCGAGACGGACGAGGACGTGGAGGCCATCGTGGATCTCGTCAAGAAGGTGGTGGCGGTGGGGCGGCGCTATCGCGGGGGCCGCGCCCAGGTCTCGGTGAGCGTGGCAACCTTCGTCCCGAAGCCCCACACGCCGTTCCAGTGGGAGCCGCTGGTGGACGACGAGACGCTGCGCCGCCGCCTGGAGATTCTGCGGCGCGGTCTGCGCGTCAAGGGCGTGGAGTTCTCGTGGCACGATCCGGGCACGACGCTGCTGGAGGCGGCGCTGTCGCGCGGCGACCGACGGGTGGCCGACGTCATCTACAGGGCGTGGCAACTGGGCGCCCGATTTGACGCCTGGGGCGATGCCTACAGGCCCGAGGCGTGGGAGCAAGCCTGGCGCGAGTGCGGGCTGTCGCCCGAGTTCTACGGCCGTAGGCCGCGCGACAGGGACGAGGCGCTGCCCTGGGATCACATTGACATCGGCGTGCGCAAGGAGTTCCTGTGGCGCGAGGCCGAGCGGTGCCGCGCGGCGATGCCCACCCCCGACTGCCGCGAGGGGTGCGTGGGGTGCGGCGTGAACGCGGCGTTGCCCCTGGCGGGAGGAACGGCCCTATGTCCCTAG